AGAAAATACTGCAAATAAAAGTGGTAAAGCTTTGTTTTTCATATCCATTATTAAAGGCGCTAATCTACAAATAATTCACATAACTTCACTATTTTTTTTGACAAAAATTAAAATATAAATAAATACAAATGGAAAGGATAAACTTAAAATCATTTTACATATTTCTCAATGAAGAGAACCCTGTATTATATTTGCGCTTGCCTGATTATGTTTACCCCGTTTTTTATTTCTTTTTCATTAAAAACATTTTGTTAAACAAGCCTTTTTAATGGATATAAATTTCTAATCTATTCTGAAACCAACTTTTCTATTTTTACTATTTTACTTGAGTAGTTTTTGTCTTCAATATCCTAAAACCACGATGACACTATTACTATATGGACATAAAAAAAGCCGCTCAAATGAGCGGCTCCTTATCTATAAATGGTTCAAAGATTATTTACCTTCTTCCATTTTTCTTTTCAACTCTGCTAATGCATCGATGTCTCCAAGAGTAGATCTTTCTTCGTTGTTAGAAGAAGAAGTTACGTTTCTAGAAGAAGATTCTTTAACGTTTTTCTTTTCTTCGTCTCTGAAGATACCTGTGTGAGATACTACTACTCTTTTGAATTCTTTGTTGAATTCGATTACTTTGAATTGAGCATCTTCACCTTTTTTGATTTTAGATCCATCTTCTTTCTCTAATAATCTTGAAGGACAGAAAGCTTCAACTTCAGCATCTTCGAATTGAACAGAAGCTCCTTTATCGTGAACTTCTACAGCTTTACCAGCGTGGATAGTTCCTTCAGCATATTTAGTTTCGAATTTATCCCATGGGTTTTCAGTCAATTGCTTGTGACCTAGAGATAATCTTCTAGCTTGGATATCTAATTCAAGAACTACAACGTCTAATTTATCACCTACTGCGCAGAACTCAGATGGGTGCTTGATTTTCTTAGTCCAAGAAAGATCAGAGATGTAGATTAATCCGTCGATACCTTCTTCTAACTCTACGAATACACCAAAGTTAGTGAAGTTTCTTACCGTTCCTACATGCTGAGATCCTACAGGATACTTAGCTTCGATGTTTTCCCATGGATCTTTAGACAATTGCTTGATACCAAGAGAAATTTTTCTTTCTTCTCTATCTAAAGTTAATACTTCAGCTTCTACTTCATCACCTACTTTTACGAAATCTCCAGCAGATCTTAAGTGAGTAGACCAAGACATTTCAGAAACGTGGATTAATCCTTCAACACCTGGAGCGATTTCTACGAATGCACCATAGTCAGCAAGAACTACTACTTTTCCTTTTACTTTGTCACCTACTTTCAAGTCAGCAGAAAGAGCATCCCAAGGATGAGCTTCTAATTGCTTCATACCTAATTGGATTCTTGTTTTCTCATCATCGAAATCAAGGATTACAACTTTCACAGTCTGTCCGTCTTCTAGGATTTCAGATGGGTGGTTCACTCTAGACCAAGAAAGGTCTGTAATGTGGATCAATCCATCAACACCTCCTAAGTCAATGAATACACCGTAAGAAGTGATATTCTTAACAGTACCTTCAAGAACCTGACCTTTTTCAAGCTGAGCGATGATTTCTTTTTTCTGACCTTCGATATCTGCTTCGATCAATGCTTTGTGAGATACAACTACGTTTTTGAACTCAGGGTTGATTTTCACAACTTTGAACTCCATAGTTTTTCCTACGAACTGATCGTAATCTTTAATTGGCTTAACGTCAATTTGAGAACCAGGTAAGAATGCTTCGATTCCGTGAACGTCAACGATCATACCACCTTTAGTTCTAGATTTAACAAAACCGTTAACGATTTCTCCAGTTTCGTGAAGTTCGTTTACTTTATCCCAAGCTTTAAGCGTTCTAGCTTTTCTGTGAGATAACTGTAATTGTCCAGTTTTGTCTTCTCTCTTGTCAACCATTACTTCTACCTCGTCACCTACTTTAAGGCCTTGGT
The sequence above is a segment of the Chryseobacterium culicis genome. Coding sequences within it:
- the rpsA gene encoding 30S ribosomal protein S1; this encodes MSKETNSAEVLLNQNVAPEQFDWDSFESGLDADARKEKSDLEEIYNGSLNNLDDNDVLVGKVVRLTDKEAIVDINFKSEGVISLNEFRYNQGLKVGDEVEVMVDKREDKTGQLQLSHRKARTLKAWDKVNELHETGEIVNGFVKSRTKGGMIVDVHGIEAFLPGSQIDVKPIKDYDQFVGKTMEFKVVKINPEFKNVVVSHKALIEADIEGQKKEIIAQLEKGQVLEGTVKNITSYGVFIDLGGVDGLIHITDLSWSRVNHPSEILEDGQTVKVVILDFDDEKTRIQLGMKQLEAHPWDALSADLKVGDKVKGKVVVLADYGAFVEIAPGVEGLIHVSEMSWSTHLRSAGDFVKVGDEVEAEVLTLDREERKISLGIKQLSKDPWENIEAKYPVGSQHVGTVRNFTNFGVFVELEEGIDGLIYISDLSWTKKIKHPSEFCAVGDKLDVVVLELDIQARRLSLGHKQLTENPWDKFETKYAEGTIHAGKAVEVHDKGASVQFEDAEVEAFCPSRLLEKEDGSKIKKGEDAQFKVIEFNKEFKRVVVSHTGIFRDEEKKNVKESSSRNVTSSSNNEERSTLGDIDALAELKRKMEEGK